A section of the Hevea brasiliensis isolate MT/VB/25A 57/8 chromosome 17, ASM3005281v1, whole genome shotgun sequence genome encodes:
- the LOC131175424 gene encoding putative vesicle-associated membrane protein 726, producing MGQQSLIYSFVSCGNVILAEYTEFSGNFNSIAFQCLRKLPTTNNKFTDNCDAHSFNYLVDNGYTMGRGRKRQLPELTLDVSTELPEIDGNSPECCGSKAGQGGGDVLPQGKEQSTENKSTTV from the exons ATGGGCCAGCAATCGTTGATCTACTCATTCGTTTCATGTGGAAATGTGATTCTTGCTGAGTACACAGAATTCAGTGGCAATTTCAATTCCATAGCGTTTCAGTGCCTCCGGAAGCTCCCTACCACCAACAATAAGTTTACTGACAACTGCGATGCCCACTCCTTCAATTACCTCGTCGACAATGGCTACA CCATGGGACGTGGTAGAAAGCGGCAGCTACCGGAGTTAACCCTCGATGTATCGACGGAACTGCCAGAAATCGACGGCAATTCCCCGGAGTGTTGTGGATCCAAGGCGGGACAAGGAGGCGGCGATGTTTTGCCACAGGGAAAGGAGCAATCTACGGAAAATAAGAGCACTACAGTGTAA